The Saccharothrix violaceirubra genome segment GCCCAAGCCTCATGACCGCGCGATCGTCCGGAGTCTGAGCGCTGGAAGCTGCTGTGTGGTTCCTGGCTGCCCCGGTGGTTGGCGCGCCGCCGTCCCGGTCACGTGCACCGACTCCGCGCGCGGCCGACGGGCGGAGCGAAGCGGGAGCCCGGCGTGCCGCGATGCGGGGAGTCGGTGCCGACGTGAGCCGCACCCGGCCACGCGCCGCCGCAGGCGGCGCGTCTTGATCCCATAGAGCCGAATTCGGCAGTACCTCTCAGGTGAGTGCCGAGACCAGTGTCGACATGTCGGTGATGACGACCTCGGGGCGTTCGGCGGTGAACAGTTCGACCTTGCCCGGTTTGTTGGCGTAGCCGATGGCGTTGGTGTGAGCTGCCTTGGCGGCTTCGAGGTCGGTGAGGGAGTCTCCGACCAAGGTCGACCGTCCAGTTGCGACACTGAGCCGTGCGCAGGCTTGGTGGAGCAAGTGGGGCGCGGGTTTCAGCAACGCGGGCGCGGGTTCGGTGCGGGCTGACACGGCGTCGATGTGGTCGAGCAGGCCCGTGCGGTCCAGGTAGGCGTGGACGGCTGCGGCTGAGTTGTTGCTGACGACGGCGAGCTTGCGGCCGGTGCGTGGCCACGTGCGGATGAGGTCGTGCGCGCCGGGGGTCGGTTCGGCGGACTCGACGGCCTCGACCTCACTGTCCCGGAGCACGGCTTCCACTGCCCGTAGTTCGTGGGCGCCCAGCTCGGCGGCGTAGTGGAGCACGACGAACGGGTCTTCGGTCTTCTCGACCTCGGCGGGGAGGTCGTCGCGGAGGACATCCCTGAGTCGTTGGGCCACCCGGTCCGCAGGAAGTCCGGCGAACACCGAGCAGATCGGGCCGTCGAAGTCGAGCAACAGCGCGTCGGTGGCGGCGAGGACGGCGCGCAGTGCGGTCGGGTCGTTCAGGGGAACCTGGCCCAGGGTCACCGCTTGTGCTCCGTGGCGATGGTGTCCCAGATGCTGTCGAACCAGGTACGGGCCTGTTCGATGTACTGGCTGCCGGTGCTGGTGTTGTCGTCGGTCGTGCTGTGGTGGAACAGGATCGTGTCCTTGCCGACCAGGTCGTAGATCGGCTGGGTCTGGCCGTCCAACGTCAGGACGTGTTCGCGCACCGGGTAGAAACCGAAGAAGGCTTCCTCGTTGTTGATCAGGTAGAGCTTGAACAGCGGAGTTGCCGCGTGGACGCGGATTTCCGCCGTGGCTTCCTTGATCAGGCCCAGGTCGGCGAGTTCGGTGACGTTGTCGATGATCGCCAACGTGTGCCGTCGCATGATCTCGGCCATCCGGTCCCGGAACGCGGGGCTGTCGGCCTTGTCCTCGACGGTGCAGGGCACCGACCACGGCACGGTGGGGTCCGGCACCAGCATGCGGACGCGGATGGTCTGGGGCGTCAGGCGGCCGATGCGGATCTTGTCGAGCGGCTCTTGGAGAACGCCGTGCAACGTCTCGCCGGAGAACCCGGCGAAGTCGATCGTCACGTGGTCGGTCTCGAAGGCACGTTCGATGTGCGGGCGCAGTCCGACCGGGCGCTCGGTGCGTTCTCGGACGTAGACGCCGCTGCCCTGCCGGGAGACGATCAGACCGTCGTCGCGCAGCTCCCGGAGCGCGCTTTGGACGGTCATCGGGGCGACGTCGTACTGCTTGGCCAGCTCGGCGCGGGACGGCAGCCGGTCGCCGGGCTTGAACACCTTGGTCAGGATCGCGGCCTTCAGGGCGTTCGCGACCTGCATGTACGGCGGACGCGGGTCGTCCGGATCAAGTGGCACGTCGGTCTCCTCCACGTCCCAATGTCCAATGTGAGAAGTAGGGACATGGGACAGGCTTCAGGGTAGGGCACCTGCCTAGACGGCCTAGAGAGCTAGCTCAATCGGGTGATCGACGTGCGTCCGCTTGACCTGTCTAGCCAAGCTGGCTTACTTTCGAATCTGTACAGGCAAGCTAGCTGGGTTCGGAGGTGAAGGACGATGGCGGTTCCCTACGGGACGCGGTTCGCGGCGGCGTTCGACCAGGTCTTCCCGATGGGTGCGCTGATGGTCGGCGAGGTCGCGCCGGACATGGAGTACCTGAGCGCAGAGGACAAGGCACGCGGCAAGCACGCCAAGCAGCGCGTCGACGAACGAACCGGTAAGCGGCAATGGAAGGTGGTCGTGACCGACCCGTCCGCGGAGAAGGAACGGGACGCGTCGGTGACCGTGACGCTTCTGGCCGATGTGCAGCCGGTTCCGCCGGACTCTGTCCAGGTCATGCCCGGTATCGAGGTCCGGCCGATCGCGTTCGACGGGCTGACTGTCGAGCCACGGGTCATGGGCGATCGTTACAAGTACCAGGGCTTCGCGATCCGGGCGACGGCGTTGGTGTCGCCTCCGGGAAGTGCGGCCCGGCGGACACCCGACAAGACCGTGAACGAGTCGAAGGCGGCGTGACACGGTGCGGCCGTCGCCCGAAGCGGTCGCGCTGTGGGATGTCGCGTACGCGCAGCAGGTGCGTGCGTTGTTCGAGGCGTCCACTTCGGATGATCCTCGGTCGGTCCTCCGCGTGGCGGAAGGTCATGCGCGTCTGGCGGATGCGTGGCGGGCCCTCGCCGGTGACGTCTCCGTTGCCCTGTGGGCTCGCCACGCCTGTGCCGTCGCGGCTGTGGAGTTCTCCAGACGGGCACGCCTCGAACTCGCTCGCGTTGCCCCGGAAGAAAATGAGCGTAAATGCCATGGCGCAACGTAAGCGCAGTGATCCCACCGAAGATCGGTGGAACGAGGCGATGTCGGTTGAGCGGTTGAGTCAGGCGCACGACATCGTAGGCCGGTTGATGCCCCGTCCGGACGCCGCTTCGGAAGTGTGGATGGACTTCTACCGGCGCTCGGTCCGGGTGTACGAACGGGTGGCGGAAGTGGATCGAGGCCACCATCACGAAGCCCTGTATTGGGCGGGGCGCGAACGCGTGAAAGCGGAACTGTTGGCTTCTTCGGATCGGAATGACGAGTGAACGGCGTGCAGTACACGATCAGACTCCGGCGGGAGATGTTCCGGAAAGCGAAAAGGTTGGCGGGTTTCCCTTCGGATTCGGCCGTGGCGAAGGCAATCGGTGTGCACCGGTCGACGGTGAAGCGGATTCTGGATGGTGAGATCTATCCCGGCCCGGCGTTCATCGCGGGTATGATCATGGCGTTTTCCCCCTTGAGGTTCGATGACCTCTTCGAAATTGTGCGCGTCAAAGTCGATGCGTGACGGGCGGTGAACAGTGGGACGTGGTGGCTTGCGGTACGGGAACGTTCGGATACAGGGGCGAATGATCGCTGAAATGGTCCGTCAGGCGCGTCAGTCGAAGGGCATTTCGACCGGTCAGATGGTCGACCGGATGGGGTGGTTCCGCTCCGAGTTGTCAGGTGTGGAGAACGGTACCCGTCGATGTGAGGTCGACGAACTGGTGCTGTACCTGGCGATGTGCGATGCGGACCGCGAAACGATGGCCCGTGTTGTGGGAGTGCATCGGCAATGGGGTGACACCATGTTGGTCCATGGCCACGACTCGGGGCTTCCCGACACCATGTGGGCCTTGTTGAACTGCGAGAAGGCGGCCACTGCCGTAGCGGCGTACGACCCGGTACTCATTCCCGGACTCCTGCAGACCCAGGCGTACGTTCACGCGTTGCTTCTCGGTGCCGACGTCGATCCGGAGAAGATCGACGACAGGGTTCGCGACCGCATGGCGCGGCAGCAGGTGATGTTCGAGGCGAGTCCTCCCCGGTTCGAGTTCTTCGTGCCCGAAGCCGGGTTGCGCGCCGTAGTGGGAAGTCGTGAAGTGATGAGCGAACAGCTCATGTACATGGTGTTGCTGTCCAATCGGGACGGAATCGACATCCGCGTCCTCCCGTCGGGAATCTCCGGGTCGGCTTGGCTTCGCGGTCAGTTCGAGTTCATGAACCACGACGAATACCCTGCCGTCGTGCATGTGGAACTCGACACGGCGAGCGTTCTCGTCGACGATCGCGGCAGTGTCGACTGCTATCGGGACAGGATTCGCAGACTGCGAGAAGCGGCACTGGACAAGGCGCGGTCGAGAGCGCTCATGCTCGACATGGCGCACGAATACAAGACTCGGACCGTGAAGGTGGAACGTCTCCGCCCGTGATCGCGGGTGATATCGCCGGTCGGTATGAGTCGACGGGAACAGCCTGGAAGTCTTGGCGGGCCTCGTGCTGTTCCCGTCGACTCTGTCGACCGATCTTTCTCGCGGTTTCCTGACGACAAAGGATGTCCGGTCATGGCAAGGATATCAGCAGTCGGTGCGAACAAGTCAACACTGTGCGTACGTGCAACGTCGTGGAAGTTGTCGAATGGTCGCCGGTGCACGGGATGCCACAGGTTCGGTGTGTACGCACCGGGTCAGTTGGTGTGCTGCGGTTGCCTGGGTTGGCTTTCGCTGATCTTCGCCGGTGGTGTGCGGTGAGTGGGCGATGGGTCGATCCTGCGCCGTTCGAGGGTTCCCGGCCCCGGTTGCCATGGTGGGCGCTGCTGCCGGGGAAGGCAGGCGTGTTCGCGGCGGTGGCTGCGGTGGCGTGGGTCCTGGCTGCGGCCGTAGTGCGCCTGGTGCTTGTGGCAGTCCGCTACCCGATCTCTGTAGGACTGACAACGTTGTCGGCGTGGTTCTTGCTGCGTTTCGGCTGGTCCCCATTGGTCCTTGTGCTGTTGTCCTTCGTCGCAGCCGTGACGATCTGGTCCGGTCTGCACCGTCGCTCGTTCCTGCGGTGGTTCTGGCTGCGGGTGGTGACGGAGTGGCGGCGGGCGACGGTGTACGTGCCCCGGTGGCGGTCGGTGGTGCGGTTGTCGGGCCTGGTCGGTCGGGACCGGGGGCGTGAGTACCGGCCCCGGTTGCGGCGGGTGCGGTCGGAGGGGTGGCGGGACCGGGTCCGGGTGCGGATGGTGCCCGGCCAGGCGCCGGAGGCGTGGGAGGCGCGGCGGGAGGGGTTGGCGCACTCGTTCGGCGCGCGGTCGTGTCGGGTGCGGGTGCTGCGGCCCCGGGTGGTGGAGCTGGACCTCGTGCACTCGGACCCGTTGGCCCGGCCGGTGGTCGTGCCGCCGCTGGGCGGGGTCGAGGTGGACTTCCGCCGTGTGGTCGTCGGCGTGACGGAGTCGGGGCGTCCGTGGCGGCTGCGGTTGCTGGGCGCCCAGGTCCTGGTGGTCGGCGTGCCCGGCGCGGGCAAGGGCTCGGTGCTGTGGTCGCTGGTCTGGTTCCTGGCCCCGGCGGTGCGGGCGGGTCTGGTCCGCCTGGTCGGCATCGACCCGAAGGGCGGGATGGAGCTGGGGCAGTGCCCGGAGGCGTTCGACCGCGTCGTCTACGACAACGGGCCCGACGCGGTCGCGTTGTTGGAGGCCGTCGCCGCGCAGGTGAGGGAACGCGCGTCCCGCTACCGGGGTGTGCGGCGGCTGTGGACGCGGTCGGCCGGTGAGCCGTTCACCGTGCTGGTGGTGGACGAACTCGCGGACCTGGTCGCCTACCAGCCGGACAAGGGCCTGCGGGAACGCGCGGTGCGGGCGGTGCAGACGATCACCTCGCAGGGCCGGGCGCCGGGTTATGCGGTGGTGGGTCTGGTGCAGGACCCGCGCAAGGAGGTCGTCGGGTTCCGGCACCTGTTCTCCACCCGTGTGGCGCTGCGCCTGGACGAACCGGGCCAGGTGGACATGGTGCTCGGCGACGGGGTCCGGGAGCGGGGTGCGGCGGCGCACGAGATCGGCGAGGACACCCCCGGTGTCGCCTGGGTGAAGCAGGACGACCGCCGCGAGCCGGAGCGTGCCCGCGCGTTCCACGTGACCGACGGCGATCTGGTGGAGCTGCGCGACTACCTGACCTACGGCCGGGTCCACGAACAGCCCGACGACGGCGACCAGTGGCAGGAGGCGGCATGAACGGCGGGACTCGCGCTGAGCGGATGCGCCAACCCATGGCGCTGGACGTGGCCAAGGCGGCTGCGGAGAAGTACGGGGTGTGCGTGCGGCCGTTCACGATGGAGGTCGAGGACCGGGAGAGCTTCGAAGTCCGGTACGTGGCCGTGCCGTGCGGGTCCACTGTGGAGAGTGTGTGCGGGCCGTGTGCCCGCAAGGCCAGGGCGTTGCGGATGGCCCAGTGCCGCGAGGGCTGGCACCTGACGGAGGAACCCGACCTCACGCCGCGTCGACCGTCCGAGGACGAGACGGCGTTGCTGACGCTGCGGGCGGACTTGGTCGCCGCCTACCGGGAGACCGACGGCGACA includes the following:
- a CDS encoding HAD family hydrolase, with product MTLGQVPLNDPTALRAVLAATDALLLDFDGPICSVFAGLPADRVAQRLRDVLRDDLPAEVEKTEDPFVVLHYAAELGAHELRAVEAVLRDSEVEAVESAEPTPGAHDLIRTWPRTGRKLAVVSNNSAAAVHAYLDRTGLLDHIDAVSARTEPAPALLKPAPHLLHQACARLSVATGRSTLVGDSLTDLEAAKAAHTNAIGYANKPGKVELFTAERPEVVITDMSTLVSALT
- a CDS encoding GntR family transcriptional regulator produces the protein MQVANALKAAILTKVFKPGDRLPSRAELAKQYDVAPMTVQSALRELRDDGLIVSRQGSGVYVRERTERPVGLRPHIERAFETDHVTIDFAGFSGETLHGVLQEPLDKIRIGRLTPQTIRVRMLVPDPTVPWSVPCTVEDKADSPAFRDRMAEIMRRHTLAIIDNVTELADLGLIKEATAEIRVHAATPLFKLYLINNEEAFFGFYPVREHVLTLDGQTQPIYDLVGKDTILFHHSTTDDNTSTGSQYIEQARTWFDSIWDTIATEHKR
- a CDS encoding AMED_5909 family protein; the protein is MAQRKRSDPTEDRWNEAMSVERLSQAHDIVGRLMPRPDAASEVWMDFYRRSVRVYERVAEVDRGHHHEALYWAGRERVKAELLASSDRNDE
- a CDS encoding transcriptional regulator, with translation MQYTIRLRREMFRKAKRLAGFPSDSAVAKAIGVHRSTVKRILDGEIYPGPAFIAGMIMAFSPLRFDDLFEIVRVKVDA
- a CDS encoding helix-turn-helix domain-containing protein; the encoded protein is MIAEMVRQARQSKGISTGQMVDRMGWFRSELSGVENGTRRCEVDELVLYLAMCDADRETMARVVGVHRQWGDTMLVHGHDSGLPDTMWALLNCEKAATAVAAYDPVLIPGLLQTQAYVHALLLGADVDPEKIDDRVRDRMARQQVMFEASPPRFEFFVPEAGLRAVVGSREVMSEQLMYMVLLSNRDGIDIRVLPSGISGSAWLRGQFEFMNHDEYPAVVHVELDTASVLVDDRGSVDCYRDRIRRLREAALDKARSRALMLDMAHEYKTRTVKVERLRP
- a CDS encoding FtsK/SpoIIIE domain-containing protein yields the protein MTIWSGLHRRSFLRWFWLRVVTEWRRATVYVPRWRSVVRLSGLVGRDRGREYRPRLRRVRSEGWRDRVRVRMVPGQAPEAWEARREGLAHSFGARSCRVRVLRPRVVELDLVHSDPLARPVVVPPLGGVEVDFRRVVVGVTESGRPWRLRLLGAQVLVVGVPGAGKGSVLWSLVWFLAPAVRAGLVRLVGIDPKGGMELGQCPEAFDRVVYDNGPDAVALLEAVAAQVRERASRYRGVRRLWTRSAGEPFTVLVVDELADLVAYQPDKGLRERAVRAVQTITSQGRAPGYAVVGLVQDPRKEVVGFRHLFSTRVALRLDEPGQVDMVLGDGVRERGAAAHEIGEDTPGVAWVKQDDRREPERARAFHVTDGDLVELRDYLTYGRVHEQPDDGDQWQEAA